The following are encoded in a window of bacterium genomic DNA:
- a CDS encoding protein kinase — protein MMGAATHPSVVLLHPDEGRAGELAGHLSGGGLTVVIKPDLPSALRSIGDADVIIADITHSDDGAALCRKLRTDPVARNIPLLALSEKTLDDSSLGDILSAGAMDVLTPPVSPPLLLARVGNLVRIHREEVHLKETEKRYRRIFASSHYGYFLSTREGRFLEVNEALLDILGYTSREEVLKLKLPDDLYVNPADRELLQHLIEKQGFVKDYKVDFKRKDGTRITILLTANLYKNLEGETVGYEGFNIPLNDIKIPVRSRLLNALFRPFRRVMAEKSNFMSVARISEMVANQYEKVEELSEGFYTSVWKGRDVLGFEEGPLVIKTSKSEAINPRLLLEAKVLRGLSGHPGVPELVDVARHRDRTVIVTRFIEGVPLSKMMPLKDNAARDRISYQLMDVVSHLHDHNIVHRDIKPDNIIVRPDGTIVLLDYGIVKRMGEKETSPTIIGTRPYMSPEQINGRSERRSDVWALGVVLYQLYTGFLPFDGNTEIEMMDHILNRGPTLPRAIDPTLPAQMENVLIRALRKRPEGRYHNAGEMREEVMAIVPEFKKNVKDLIRQPEEAAVLVP, from the coding sequence CTGGCCGGGCACCTGTCCGGGGGAGGTCTGACGGTGGTAATTAAGCCGGACCTTCCCTCGGCTCTCCGCTCCATCGGTGACGCGGACGTTATCATTGCCGACATAACCCACAGCGACGACGGAGCGGCCCTTTGCCGGAAGCTGCGCACGGACCCGGTCGCCAGGAACATCCCCCTCCTCGCCCTTTCGGAAAAAACGCTGGACGACTCATCCCTTGGAGACATCCTTTCAGCCGGAGCCATGGATGTCCTCACTCCACCCGTGAGCCCGCCACTGCTCCTCGCCAGGGTGGGCAACCTGGTCAGGATCCACAGGGAGGAGGTCCACCTCAAGGAAACGGAAAAACGGTACAGGCGCATTTTCGCCTCATCCCATTACGGCTATTTTCTGTCCACCCGGGAGGGACGATTCCTGGAAGTCAACGAGGCCCTCCTGGACATCCTCGGCTACACTTCCCGGGAAGAAGTGCTGAAGCTCAAGCTTCCCGACGACCTCTACGTCAACCCTGCTGACAGGGAACTGCTCCAGCACCTCATCGAGAAACAGGGGTTCGTCAAGGACTACAAGGTCGATTTCAAGCGCAAGGACGGTACCAGGATCACCATTCTCCTCACCGCCAACCTCTACAAGAACCTCGAGGGGGAGACCGTGGGTTACGAGGGGTTCAACATCCCCCTCAATGACATTAAGATCCCGGTTCGAAGCCGCCTTTTAAATGCCCTGTTTCGCCCCTTCAGGCGGGTCATGGCCGAGAAGAGCAACTTCATGTCGGTGGCCCGGATCAGCGAGATGGTGGCCAATCAGTACGAGAAGGTCGAGGAACTGTCCGAGGGGTTTTACACGTCGGTGTGGAAGGGGCGCGACGTCCTCGGGTTCGAGGAGGGTCCACTCGTCATCAAGACCTCCAAGAGCGAGGCCATAAACCCGAGACTCCTCCTCGAAGCCAAGGTCCTGCGCGGGCTCTCCGGTCACCCCGGTGTCCCGGAGCTCGTGGATGTGGCCCGCCACAGGGACCGCACCGTCATCGTCACCCGGTTTATCGAAGGCGTTCCCTTGTCGAAGATGATGCCCCTCAAAGACAACGCTGCCAGGGACCGCATCTCATATCAGCTCATGGACGTGGTTTCCCACCTGCACGACCACAACATCGTGCACCGGGACATCAAACCGGACAATATCATCGTGCGCCCTGACGGGACGATCGTCCTGCTGGATTACGGCATCGTCAAGCGCATGGGAGAAAAGGAGACCTCGCCAACCATCATCGGGACCAGGCCGTACATGAGCCCGGAGCAGATCAACGGCCGCAGCGAGCGGCGCAGCGATGTGTGGGCCCTGGGTGTCGTCCTTTACCAGCTTTACACCGGTTTCCTCCCCTTTGACGGCAATACGGAGATCGAGATGATGGATCATATCCTCAACCGGGGGCCGACCCTGCCCCGCGCCATCGACCCTACCCTGCCTGCCCAGATGGAGAACGTCCTCATCCGGGCCCTCAGGAAAAGACCTGAAGGCCGCTATCACAACGCGGGGGAGATGCGGGAAGAGGTTATGGCCATCGTGCCGGAGTTCAAGAAGAACGTGAAAGATCTCATCCGCCAGCCTGAAGAGGCTGCGGTGCTGGTACCGTAA
- a CDS encoding NUDIX hydrolase codes for MSEHKNPVPTVDIIIEVEGGIVLIERKNPPHGWAIPGGFVDLGETVEAAAVREAKEETGLDVILTRLLGVYSDPSRDPRLHTISTVFVGTAGGQPAAADDAAGAGVFTADTLPAKIAFDHKEILEHYFKKRGSSI; via the coding sequence ATGAGCGAACACAAAAATCCTGTCCCCACAGTTGACATCATCATCGAGGTCGAGGGCGGCATCGTGCTCATCGAGAGGAAAAATCCGCCCCACGGTTGGGCCATCCCCGGGGGGTTCGTGGACCTGGGGGAGACCGTCGAGGCGGCGGCCGTGCGCGAAGCGAAAGAAGAGACGGGCCTCGACGTGATCCTGACCCGTCTCCTGGGTGTGTACTCCGACCCTTCCCGGGATCCGCGGCTGCATACCATATCCACCGTGTTTGTCGGGACAGCCGGGGGACAGCCGGCGGCTGCCGATGACGCTGCCGGGGCCGGGGTGTTCACGGCCGACACCCTGCCGGCGAAGATCGCCTTCGATCATAAGGAAATATTGGAGCACTATTTCAAAAAGCGCGGCTCCAGTATCTAG